Proteins from a genomic interval of Lactococcus protaetiae:
- a CDS encoding YdcF family protein, which translates to MEDFGLFIIGVILTLFFGSITFVFWWKIKRLKDLRTLRLGRLSFFYIIFLWITLNGVLGSFIVFSEQRNSIGIVLLLIEAVLFAIAPLVLGFVIPIAIVVLTIKMWRRESKSVSNLLLPIVVLFFIGIDFLYLSVGKLPESWLWLQILSYVYPILSIYLAWQFGIFFLSSWVYGRRVRKMTAPYYVVLGAGLIQGEHVGKLLGNRIRAAVDAVRDEQTILVFSGGQGPDEKISEAQAMQKYAVETLGFPFERTLLENQSRTTYENLVFSDKLLKDKFLFFTSDYHVFRAALFAAQIGLEAQGGRGGKTAMYYRVPAFIREFIAVLNSEKKKHMIWVAVIVGSFIIFAIFAVFIQHYNVK; encoded by the coding sequence ATGGAAGATTTTGGATTATTTATTATTGGCGTAATTTTGACGTTATTTTTTGGGAGTATCACTTTCGTTTTTTGGTGGAAAATAAAGCGTTTGAAAGATCTAAGAACATTGCGCTTGGGACGATTGTCGTTTTTTTATATTATTTTTCTGTGGATAACATTGAACGGTGTTTTGGGTTCGTTTATTGTATTTTCAGAGCAGCGAAACAGTATCGGCATTGTCTTACTCCTCATTGAAGCAGTTTTGTTTGCGATTGCTCCTCTGGTGTTAGGGTTTGTTATTCCTATTGCGATTGTGGTTTTGACCATAAAAATGTGGCGAAGAGAATCAAAATCTGTTTCAAATTTATTGTTGCCTATTGTCGTTCTTTTCTTTATTGGTATTGACTTTCTTTATCTTTCGGTTGGGAAACTACCAGAAAGTTGGCTTTGGTTACAAATTCTGAGTTATGTTTATCCCATTTTATCCATTTATTTGGCTTGGCAATTTGGTATTTTCTTTTTATCAAGTTGGGTATATGGCAGGCGCGTAAGAAAAATGACAGCGCCTTACTATGTTGTGCTTGGTGCAGGGCTTATTCAGGGAGAGCACGTTGGAAAACTGCTCGGTAATCGTATTCGCGCTGCTGTAGATGCAGTGCGTGATGAACAGACGATTTTGGTATTTTCAGGAGGTCAAGGGCCGGACGAGAAAATCTCAGAAGCACAAGCCATGCAAAAATATGCCGTTGAAACGCTAGGCTTTCCATTTGAGCGCACATTGCTAGAAAATCAATCTCGAACAACTTACGAAAATTTAGTTTTTTCTGACAAACTTTTGAAAGATAAATTTCTATTTTTCACTTCAGATTATCATGTCTTCCGTGCTGCTTTATTTGCAGCTCAGATTGGTTTAGAAGCGCAAGGAGGACGTGGTGGAAAAACGGCGATGTATTACCGCGTTCCCGCCTTCATTCGTGAATTTATTGCTGTCCTCAACTCTGAAAAGAAAAAACATATGATTTGGGTTGCCGTCATTGTCGGAAGTTTCATCATTTTTGCTATTTTTGCCGTTTTTATACAACATTATAATGTGAAATGA
- a CDS encoding NCS2 family permease, whose protein sequence is MNKLFKLEENGTTVGREIMAGLTTFFAMSYILFVNPQILGSTGMPVQAVFLATILASIVGTLAIGFIANVPYALAPGMGLNAFFAYTVVLSLGYTWQEALAMVFICGVINIIITFTSIRKAIILGIPEALQHAIGGGIGIFIAYIGIKNAGILQFIADPGTYTNEHGTITANSSIVPGLVTFNNPGVLIALVGIVVTMFFVLRKWKAGILLSILVTTILAILTGVVKIDVHTLFAQNNLGTAIDQMGTTFGAAFGPKGFGTLFSDSSRIVEVLMTVLAFSLTSIFDPIGTFIGTGRATGIFTDEDLKDMENSHGFSSKMDKALFADMIATPIGAIFGTSNTTVYVESAAGIGAGGRTGLTSVVVAVMFAISSLFLPLLAIVPSQATAPILIIVGMMMLSSFTEIKWSDLGEAIPAFFASVFMGLGYSISYGIAAGFITFIFVKLFNGKVKEVKPVIWVVAILFIINFAVLAAL, encoded by the coding sequence GTGAACAAGTTATTTAAACTTGAAGAAAACGGCACTACAGTTGGCCGTGAAATTATGGCTGGATTGACGACATTTTTTGCCATGAGCTACATCCTCTTTGTGAATCCACAAATCTTGGGGTCAACAGGGATGCCCGTACAAGCGGTATTCTTGGCAACAATCTTGGCTTCTATTGTTGGTACACTCGCGATTGGATTTATCGCTAATGTTCCTTATGCACTTGCCCCAGGAATGGGACTCAACGCATTTTTTGCTTATACGGTTGTATTGAGTCTTGGATATACTTGGCAAGAAGCTTTAGCTATGGTTTTCATCTGTGGTGTGATTAATATTATTATTACGTTTACATCTATTCGTAAAGCAATTATTCTTGGTATTCCTGAGGCTTTGCAACACGCTATTGGTGGTGGGATTGGTATTTTCATCGCTTATATTGGGATTAAAAATGCTGGTATTTTGCAATTTATCGCTGACCCTGGGACTTATACAAATGAACACGGTACGATTACAGCTAACTCATCAATTGTGCCTGGACTTGTGACTTTTAATAATCCTGGTGTCTTGATTGCACTTGTTGGGATTGTTGTAACAATGTTCTTCGTTCTTCGTAAATGGAAGGCAGGAATTTTACTTTCTATCTTGGTTACAACGATTCTTGCTATTTTGACTGGTGTAGTTAAGATTGATGTGCACACGTTGTTTGCACAAAATAATCTTGGAACTGCCATTGATCAAATGGGAACAACATTTGGTGCTGCTTTTGGTCCTAAAGGTTTTGGGACTTTATTCTCTGATTCTTCACGTATTGTTGAAGTTTTGATGACCGTCCTTGCTTTTTCATTGACTTCAATCTTTGACCCAATCGGTACATTTATTGGTACGGGTCGTGCAACGGGTATCTTCACAGACGAAGACCTTAAAGATATGGAAAATAGTCATGGTTTCTCATCTAAGATGGATAAAGCCTTGTTTGCTGATATGATTGCAACTCCAATTGGGGCAATCTTTGGTACATCAAATACAACAGTTTATGTTGAATCTGCCGCTGGTATTGGTGCAGGAGGACGTACTGGTTTGACCTCAGTTGTGGTAGCTGTAATGTTTGCTATTTCAAGCTTATTCTTACCGCTTCTTGCGATTGTACCTTCTCAAGCGACTGCACCTATTCTTATCATTGTTGGGATGATGATGTTGAGTTCATTTACTGAAATTAAATGGAGCGACCTTGGCGAAGCAATTCCTGCTTTCTTTGCTTCTGTATTTATGGGACTTGGATATTCAATCTCTTACGGGATTGCCGCTGGATTTATCACGTTCATCTTTGTTAAACTGTTCAATGGAAAAGTGAAAGAAGTAAAACCTGTTATTTGGGTAGTTGCTATCTTGTTTATCATTAATTTTGCGGTTTTAGCTGCTTTGTAA
- a CDS encoding DoxX family membrane protein, translated as MIKFLRTNIIASWILTILRIYIGWQWVEAGWEKIHTSGGFHAEGMIAGALNQGTSEKPFAYPWFHDFLASTTNNGHNAGIFNVLVPWGELLVGLGLIFGTLTLAAAFFGLLMNFTYLLSGVVSTNPTFVVIQFLILIAGFNAAKIGLDYWITPFLRKYLPFLNNDINTRRVN; from the coding sequence ATGATTAAATTCTTACGTACTAATATTATCGCATCATGGATTCTCACAATCCTACGGATTTATATCGGTTGGCAATGGGTTGAAGCAGGTTGGGAAAAAATCCATACCTCTGGTGGTTTCCATGCTGAGGGAATGATTGCTGGTGCACTTAATCAAGGAACTTCTGAAAAGCCTTTTGCTTATCCCTGGTTTCATGATTTTCTAGCTTCAACAACAAACAATGGGCATAATGCTGGAATTTTTAATGTTCTGGTTCCTTGGGGAGAACTCCTCGTAGGACTTGGATTGATATTTGGAACTCTAACTCTTGCAGCTGCATTCTTTGGACTTCTGATGAATTTCACTTACTTACTTTCAGGCGTCGTTTCTACAAATCCAACTTTCGTAGTTATTCAATTTCTAATTCTTATTGCTGGATTCAATGCAGCTAAAATAGGTCTTGACTACTGGATTACCCCTTTCCTACGTAAGTATCTTCCATTTTTGAATAATGACATCAATACACGTAGAGTCAATTAA
- a CDS encoding (Fe-S)-binding protein, giving the protein MKVSIFSTCVMDLMFPQVGIAMVEVLERLGIDTDLPEQQVCCGQPTYNSGLVKESMPTIKNQIDAFEHSDYVVGIAGSCSGMFKEYPHMFKEGDPYKQKAIDLANKSYEFTQFLYHVLGVKDLGATFNGEKATYHRSCHMTRILGEREAPFILLNHVEGLEMLPLPHIENCCGFGGTFSVKSPEISEMMVTEKMNDVVSTGAEILISADLGCLMNIAGKFNREGKKIKVMHIAEVLNTNVDLERIDSVTNPVFAKI; this is encoded by the coding sequence ATGAAAGTTTCAATTTTCTCAACTTGCGTGATGGACTTAATGTTTCCTCAAGTCGGAATTGCAATGGTCGAAGTTTTAGAGCGTCTAGGAATAGATACTGATTTACCAGAACAACAAGTATGCTGTGGACAGCCAACTTATAATTCTGGATTAGTCAAAGAATCCATGCCCACAATCAAAAATCAGATTGATGCCTTTGAACACTCTGACTATGTTGTAGGCATCGCTGGTTCATGTTCTGGGATGTTTAAAGAATATCCTCATATGTTCAAAGAAGGTGACCCTTACAAACAAAAAGCAATTGATTTAGCAAATAAATCTTATGAATTTACACAATTTCTTTATCATGTCCTTGGTGTAAAAGACCTTGGGGCTACATTTAACGGTGAGAAGGCGACTTATCATCGTTCTTGCCACATGACGCGAATCCTTGGCGAACGTGAAGCACCTTTTATTTTATTGAATCATGTTGAAGGTCTTGAAATGCTACCGCTTCCTCACATTGAGAATTGCTGTGGTTTTGGCGGTACTTTCTCTGTCAAATCACCTGAAATTTCTGAAATGATGGTTACTGAAAAAATGAATGATGTTGTATCAACTGGTGCAGAAATCCTGATTTCAGCTGATTTAGGCTGTTTGATGAATATTGCTGGAAAATTTAATCGCGAAGGCAAAAAAATAAAAGTGATGCATATTGCTGAAGTATTAAATACTAATGTTGATTTGGAACGGATTGATTCTGTCACAAACCCAGTGTTTGCAAAGATTTAG
- a CDS encoding LutB/LldF family L-lactate oxidation iron-sulfur protein, whose product MGLSTSTKTFAERLEDSKKDKFAQAAVARAQDTQWEKRESSREELGNWQEWRNIAESIRQHTLKHLPHYLTEFSDNVAARGGHVFFAADAKEANDYVKKIVLEKNAKKIVKSKSMVTTEVDIDPMLVSLSDDMDVLETDLAEFILQVADWDEPSHIVFPALHKNRDQIREIFAAKLGYEGDNDPVNLARCARDTMRKLFLKSEVGITGCNFAIANTGDINLSTNEGNADLTISIPKTQIVLMGMERIVPSIKEAEILDNMLARSAVGQKLTTYVTFAGQKADDESDGPEDFHVVILDNGRSNAIGTEFESILQCIRCGACLNVCPVYRQIGGHTYGSIYPGPVGSVLSPVLGGYKQYGDLPYASTLCGACTETCPVKIPLHELLIAHRRVMEDDLKMHHDGSFVNIEMNAVGMGTGHPAMFGMAMNMAHAGLSMLPKAKELTVEGSLFEYGAVRKAPALAKGWTDVRDLPVAPPHKEQFRQWYKKHKAGK is encoded by the coding sequence ATGGGACTTTCTACAAGTACAAAAACGTTTGCCGAACGTTTAGAAGATAGCAAAAAAGATAAATTTGCTCAAGCTGCTGTGGCTAGAGCACAAGATACTCAGTGGGAAAAAAGAGAATCTTCTCGTGAAGAACTTGGAAATTGGCAAGAATGGCGCAATATCGCAGAATCTATTCGACAACACACGCTAAAACATCTTCCTCACTATTTGACAGAGTTTTCAGACAATGTTGCTGCTCGTGGTGGCCATGTTTTCTTTGCAGCGGATGCCAAAGAAGCTAATGATTATGTGAAAAAAATTGTGTTAGAGAAAAATGCGAAAAAGATTGTAAAATCTAAATCTATGGTCACAACTGAGGTTGATATTGACCCGATGCTCGTTTCACTCTCTGATGATATGGATGTATTGGAAACTGACCTCGCAGAATTCATTTTGCAAGTCGCTGACTGGGATGAACCTTCTCATATCGTTTTTCCTGCTTTACATAAAAATCGCGATCAAATCCGTGAAATTTTTGCTGCAAAATTAGGCTATGAGGGAGATAATGACCCTGTTAATCTTGCACGTTGTGCGCGTGACACAATGCGCAAACTTTTTTTGAAATCTGAAGTGGGCATCACAGGTTGTAACTTTGCGATTGCCAATACGGGTGATATCAATTTATCAACTAACGAAGGAAATGCTGACTTGACTATTTCCATTCCCAAAACACAGATTGTCCTAATGGGAATGGAGAGGATTGTACCATCAATTAAGGAAGCTGAAATTCTGGATAATATGTTGGCACGTTCAGCTGTTGGACAAAAATTGACAACTTATGTGACTTTCGCTGGGCAAAAAGCGGATGATGAATCAGACGGTCCAGAAGATTTTCATGTCGTTATTCTAGACAATGGTCGTTCTAATGCAATTGGTACAGAATTTGAATCAATTTTGCAGTGTATTCGTTGCGGGGCTTGTTTAAATGTTTGTCCTGTTTATCGTCAAATCGGCGGACATACCTATGGTTCGATTTATCCTGGTCCTGTTGGCTCTGTACTCTCTCCTGTCCTCGGTGGTTATAAGCAATATGGTGATTTACCCTATGCTTCAACGCTTTGTGGGGCTTGCACAGAAACTTGTCCAGTCAAAATTCCACTGCACGAACTTTTGATTGCACATCGACGCGTCATGGAAGATGATCTTAAAATGCACCATGATGGTTCATTTGTTAATATAGAAATGAATGCTGTGGGTATGGGAACTGGCCATCCTGCAATGTTTGGCATGGCAATGAATATGGCTCATGCTGGACTTTCGATGTTGCCAAAGGCTAAAGAACTTACCGTCGAAGGCTCACTTTTTGAATACGGAGCTGTACGTAAAGCTCCAGCACTAGCAAAAGGTTGGACAGATGTACGAGATTTGCCTGTGGCACCGCCACATAAGGAACAATTCCGTCAGTGGTATAAGAAACATAAGGCAGGTAAATGA
- a CDS encoding LutC/YkgG family protein: MTGTIENREKFLATLLEKRGGVELPFEAYQPISNLPETHLAHLTTDELLAIAKDQAARVSANLIETTASKMNEVIAGLIEKSGGGQVMIPTTEEFDHFGIQVESNQLVQWKLGVEHRDENIMAAQNSNVAVAVAKFFLAESATIVVESEAGQGRSLHFLPTHYISVIPLSRMVARSTQAASWFEQNKKPGSTLHFISGPSNSGDIEMQLVVGLHGPLEINYVIVKDL, from the coding sequence ATGACTGGAACTATTGAAAATCGTGAAAAATTTTTAGCAACTTTGCTAGAAAAACGTGGAGGTGTGGAACTTCCTTTTGAAGCTTATCAACCAATTTCTAACTTGCCCGAAACACACTTGGCTCATCTAACGACAGACGAATTGTTAGCTATTGCTAAAGACCAAGCAGCGCGTGTTTCTGCTAACTTAATAGAAACTACTGCTTCCAAGATGAATGAGGTCATTGCTGGATTGATTGAAAAATCTGGCGGAGGACAAGTCATGATTCCAACAACAGAGGAATTTGATCATTTTGGTATACAAGTAGAGTCCAACCAGCTTGTTCAGTGGAAGCTTGGTGTAGAGCATCGCGATGAAAATATCATGGCCGCTCAAAATTCAAATGTTGCTGTAGCTGTTGCTAAGTTTTTCCTCGCTGAATCTGCAACTATTGTTGTTGAATCTGAAGCTGGACAGGGTCGTTCATTGCATTTTTTACCAACACATTATATTTCTGTCATTCCTTTAAGTCGTATGGTGGCACGCTCAACGCAAGCAGCCAGTTGGTTTGAGCAAAATAAGAAACCTGGCTCAACCTTGCATTTCATCTCTGGTCCTTCTAATTCTGGAGATATTGAAATGCAACTCGTCGTTGGTCTTCATGGACCATTAGAAATTAATTATGTTATTGTAAAAGATTTATAA
- a CDS encoding DoxX family protein: protein MIKFLRHSRLAAVILTVLRVFIGYQWMSAGIGKLMAEESFSASGLINGALNSPTAYPWFHSFLSLTTDSGANTAFFDFVVPWGQVIVGLALILGAYTLFVASAGLMMNIAFILSGVISENPTFILIQVLILVAGYNAGRYGLDYWITPIVRNIFPFLHNDTLLENG, encoded by the coding sequence ATGATTAAATTTTTACGACATAGTCGGCTTGCTGCCGTTATCCTAACTGTCCTACGTGTTTTCATCGGCTATCAATGGATGAGCGCTGGTATAGGCAAACTGATGGCTGAGGAGAGTTTCTCTGCAAGTGGTTTAATTAATGGTGCTTTAAACAGTCCTACGGCTTATCCTTGGTTTCACAGCTTTCTTTCATTGACAACGGATAGTGGTGCAAACACGGCTTTCTTTGATTTTGTAGTTCCTTGGGGTCAAGTGATTGTTGGACTTGCTCTTATCTTAGGCGCTTATACTCTTTTTGTTGCTTCTGCGGGATTAATGATGAACATCGCTTTTATCTTGTCAGGCGTAATTTCTGAGAACCCAACTTTTATCTTGATTCAAGTCTTGATTTTAGTTGCTGGATACAATGCTGGTCGGTATGGACTTGATTATTGGATTACACCCATCGTCCGTAATATTTTTCCTTTTTTACATAATGATACTTTGCTTGAAAATGGATAA
- a CDS encoding Bax inhibitor-1/YccA family protein, which produces MQNMNDNNNIIFDQQKDGLNAFFSKIYALMGVGVLISALVSWIMITFFVDNLISIMQSGSLAFLLLWLVPLFLVFPMQRAALKNSPMALPLFIGFAAFFGFLLSFTLLMYTATNITLAFVTAAAMFLGLSVYGRVTKRNLSAMGKVMGVAVWGLIVAMVLNWFLASSGLVFLTSIAGVVIFSGLIAWDNQKIISVYNANNGQVNDGWAISMALSLYLDFLNLFLFLLRIFGIAGGNNRN; this is translated from the coding sequence ATGCAAAATATGAATGACAATAACAATATTATCTTTGACCAACAAAAAGACGGACTTAATGCTTTTTTCAGTAAAATCTATGCGCTGATGGGAGTTGGAGTACTGATTTCAGCACTCGTTTCATGGATTATGATTACATTCTTTGTGGATAATCTCATCTCTATTATGCAAAGCGGTAGCCTTGCCTTTCTGTTGTTATGGTTAGTTCCACTCTTTCTCGTATTTCCGATGCAGCGTGCTGCACTGAAGAACTCTCCGATGGCACTTCCGCTATTCATCGGATTCGCTGCTTTCTTCGGATTCTTGCTTAGTTTCACACTTCTCATGTATACTGCAACAAACATCACCCTTGCCTTTGTGACCGCAGCAGCAATGTTCTTAGGACTCTCTGTATATGGGCGCGTGACGAAGCGAAATCTTTCAGCTATGGGTAAAGTCATGGGAGTTGCCGTCTGGGGACTGATTGTAGCGATGGTGCTCAACTGGTTTTTGGCAAGCTCAGGACTGGTGTTCCTTACAAGTATCGCAGGGGTTGTTATTTTCTCTGGCTTGATTGCTTGGGATAATCAAAAAATTATCAGCGTCTATAATGCAAATAACGGTCAAGTCAATGATGGTTGGGCAATATCAATGGCACTTTCTCTCTATCTCGACTTCCTTAACTTGTTCCTCTTCCTGCTTCGTATCTTTGGTATCGCAGGCGGAAACAACCGTAACTAA
- a CDS encoding HD domain-containing protein: protein MNLDEQPWLNDAEYMSYVGHLLKMPELQKLDKITHHYTSTRLQHCLKVSYVSYTIAKKRGLNAKATARAGLLHDLFYYDWRETKFAKSHAYVHPHIAYRNARKLTTLSELEKDIIIKHMFGATINPPRYKESWIVTAVDKRVASIEWRDSVKYKWNARKHFKRLPSFDMN, encoded by the coding sequence ATGAATTTAGATGAACAACCGTGGTTAAATGATGCCGAGTATATGAGTTATGTCGGTCATCTCCTCAAAATGCCCGAGCTCCAAAAACTCGATAAAATCACACATCATTACACTTCAACTCGCTTACAACACTGTCTGAAAGTCAGTTATGTCAGCTACACTATTGCAAAAAAACGAGGCTTGAATGCCAAAGCAACAGCTCGTGCAGGGCTTTTGCACGATCTTTTCTACTATGATTGGCGCGAAACAAAATTTGCAAAGAGCCATGCTTATGTACATCCACATATTGCCTATCGTAATGCTCGCAAATTGACAACTTTGTCAGAGTTAGAAAAAGATATTATCATCAAACATATGTTTGGTGCAACCATTAATCCACCGCGTTATAAAGAAAGTTGGATTGTTACAGCAGTCGATAAACGCGTAGCAAGTATCGAATGGCGTGATTCTGTGAAATACAAATGGAATGCTCGTAAACATTTCAAACGTTTACCTTCTTTCGATATGAACTAA
- the rpsT gene encoding 30S ribosomal protein S20, producing the protein MANIKSAIKRAELNKIANERNSQQKSAMRTAIKKFEAEPTEESFRVASSAIDKAATKGLIHANKASRDKSRLAAKLG; encoded by the coding sequence ATGGCTAATATCAAATCTGCAATCAAACGTGCTGAATTGAATAAAATCGCTAACGAACGTAACTCACAACAAAAATCTGCAATGCGTACTGCTATCAAGAAATTTGAAGCTGAACCAACTGAAGAATCTTTCCGAGTTGCTTCATCAGCTATCGATAAAGCTGCTACTAAAGGCCTTATCCATGCCAACAAAGCTTCACGTGATAAATCACGTCTTGCTGCTAAACTCGGCTAA